The genomic segment ATCTAAGAATTATTTTGACGACTTTTCGTTTTTGGgttaaaaagagagaagattaaAATAGATTCTTCCATTTTAATATAGAGATAAGTAGTTCAATTTATGTACGTAGGTTTCTTCTAGGCAAAGAGAAGGTTTAGGTTACCGAATCAAAACGAGAAGGAGGGACCAAGAGAATcacgtatatatattaattgaagTCAACCTTTTTGTATACTTGACCCATTTTATGtgacatttattttatttgttgcttTTCTTTGGACCAAATTTTACTTCATATCCACTATGTAAAACGGCTTCTTCATCCACATATTACATATAGAACCGGAAAGATTGAAATAGACATGCAAAggcataaaatttaattagagTTAGATAATTAGAGATCTAAATAAGCATCAAATGTAAGTTTGGAGGCAATTGCATTTGGGTTTTCGTTGCTTTGAGGCCCATCTCATTGTTTATGTCGACACAATACAAAAGTAAACATCATACTGTTTCACTGTTCTCATGGAACGGCGCGCGTtgtttttcacttaaaaaacgTTGCGTAGTCCAAACTCCATCAAGCACTAGCCATCATCAGAGACCAAAAGAGATCAACTTTGCAGAGACTTAAACCAACTTAGCTGTGAAACAAGATTGttcttaaaccaaacaaaaaactttcCTTTGTAAAACAAGACTCAAATCATCATGAGTGCTTAATCCAATGTTGTTTAAATTGCAGAACATACTTGGTAACTTTATAGCGTAATTAGTATATCAAAGCCATTGATTAGAGAGATGTTAGGCAAATTAGCACATTGAGATTTCAGTAAAAGCACAGTTTAGTAGTCtcactatatattatatacgcAAATCCAACATCTAAGTAAAAGCCATTAAGGTTTGAGATTTCAGCAAAAGCATTATATCACATTCTCACTAGTCACTAAATGTAtatatgcaatgcaaatctaagTAACAAGCCATTAAAGGTTTGAGCTTTAAGAACCATTTTTCTCTGCTCTCTGTTGCTGATCTTCATGAAGATGAACCCTAGACTATTCTTGACCCATTTGCTGATAAACCCCCAAGGCCCCAACATTCCCACTGTCTTGAGACAACGCTAATTCAAGTCCAGGCCTTTGATTGTTTCCTAAACCCATCTCTGAAACACCTTTGAAACCAAACTCGATACCGCAGTTCAAATCAAACACCCTTTCAGTGGTGTTTTGCCCTGTTTCATTCATCCACCACAACAACCCATTTGCCGCCATTTGAGACCTTGGAGTTGGAGCTCCTCCTTGTGTGTTATGACCCACCATCAGATCCGCCGTGAGAAGAGGACGAGGTtgagaaacaacaacagaatCAGTGGTGGCTCCAATGGGTTTGATTCCATTTCCAGTAGCAGAGATTATAGATGGCTCAGCTTGTTGAAGCAACCATTCAATAGTCTCGCCGTCCGATTTGAGACCTAACTCTTTAGTCAACTGATAAATCCTGGCTGCACATAGTAGAGGTAACCTAACTCTTCGACCTCTTCCTTCAACTTTAAGGTGTCGatctttgtttggtttcttcttcttcttctcctgctcAATAAGAAGCTGATTCcgttcttcctcttccttctccttcgtcttcgtcttcagtTCTTTGTCGCCGACCACAATGTCGAAACCTTTAACAACTGTTTGTTTCCTCTTCTTGTCGTTGTTCTGATGATGTGGTGATGCGTTTAAGAAATTTGGGTTCTTCTTGGGATCCATGACCAGGTCAAGGTGTGGGGGACTGGACTTTTCAGGTCGGTGAGTAAAAAATTACcaaactttttctctctcccaGAGAATCAATCAATGGTGGTGGGGGCGTGTTGACCTATTGACCTaatagtttgtttttaaaaatttcatatcaaattttataaatttagaataaaggtaacaattttatatatttcaaatttattatagttGTTTAGAAAACAATTTCGAAGTTCTATAATCACGAAATATTCTTAAAACGGATGAATCCAACGATTAAATTTGAGCTCACACTTCactcttttttaatttaccatttttttgttataaaaaaacataaaatacaaaaattgttCGGGActgtttgatttgtttacaaaattacTAGCCACTGACGTGAAGAATTTGAAATGGTGGATAAATTAACCACATTCTcacaatataatataaatactttttccgttttatattatttgttattctaGACAATTtcacacattttaaaaaaataattaaattttctattttatcctCCATAcactattttatttgatataagtaattaataagCTACAAATtcgaaataaaataaaaactttgatcCATAAAATTGCATcgtaaatacaaaataataaataatatgaaacaaaaaattaactctAAAATTGAATGACAAGTAAAAATAAACGGAAGGAGTAGCATTTACCATTTATAGATTGCTAATTTGCTAATCTCTGCACCgtcttacaaaacaaaaataaccaaaaaatttaaagcTAATTATGAATAATATCTTGGAACAGAAAATTATTAGTAGAATAACATTTTTCCCTATGTTTTCTTGgaaaaaattactataaatttgattattataaataatactagACTAGGTGATACCCGTGCTGTAGCatgggattatatattttgttagttatttttttttgtaatttgtatttttgtaatatagttttttattttgatttattttctttatttatatagtgtttatttgtatatttggggttatacagtaaattggaaatcctaatagagtaagtagtttgtaaaatgtagtttttcacggaaacagacacaccACAATAGTAGATAGTacgtagttttgtaagagaatagacactccgcaatatcggatagtagttttgtaagaggatagacacactCTGCTTCCATggcttaatttatagtttgataaaaacacatgttttaacggatttaactcaaaaaaattttatgttttaaatttttaagaattaaaatattaatattacttaaatattttatagactttaaatatattataatattttaaactttcgatggagttcaaatatttataataatttaaacattctataaaaatttaaatatttataatatcttaaacttttttaaaaaacgtaaatatattataatatattataatatgtttactttttaaaagtttaaatattttcaaatatagaaccaaattaaactattaaatttggatacctgataaatcaagcttcctgctcatttaTACTCTAAACATTTTAGtcacatatttatagtgattatgaaccatattctaaaatatttagtcgatgtgggatatacagtatactttttctgtaaattagtttacaactttacatatatataatttctacgtttttaattctttctatcTATATTActcacaattaattactatagttttgttaaggaaatattataatatcggAAATCAAGCAATTTAGTCAGATTTGGTAACTTGAATAttcgtttttaaagattttaaatgaatcactaaatattccttttaaaagattatctgTTAAGATTCATCAATCTcggtaattaaggaaatatccgaatttttggtaattaaaatttatggttttcatttaaataccttaaaggaaaatgaaatcagagtgtttgcctataacgaataactctgtttggaatcttaaataactaatcttgaatgaaataatatactggATCCGAAAAANNNNNNNNNNNNNNNNNNNNNNNNNNNNNNNNNNNNNNNNNNNNNNNNNNNNNNNNNNNNNNNNNNNNNNNNNNNNNNNNNNNNNNNNNNNNNNNNNNNNNNNNNNNNNNNNNNNNNNNNNNNNNNNNNNNNNNNNNNNNNNNNNNNNNNNNNNNNNNNNNNNNNNNNNNNNNNNNNNNNNNNNNNNNNNNNNNNNNNNNNNNNNNNNNNNNNNNNNNNNNNNNNNNNNNNNNNNNNNNNNNNNNNNNNNNNNNNNNNNNNNNNNNNNNNNNNNNNNNNNNNNNNNNNNNNNNNNNNNNNNNNNNNNNNNNNNNNNNNNNNNNNNNNNNNNNNNNNNNNNNNNNNNNNNNNNNNNNNNNNNNNNNNNNNNNNNNNNNNNNNNNNNNNNNNNNNNNNNNNNNNNNNNNNNNNNNNNNNNNNNNNNNNNNNNNNNNNNNNNNNNNNNNNNNNNNNNNNNNNNNNNNNNNNNNNNNNNNNNNNNNNNNNNNNNNNNNNNNNNNNNNNNNNNNNNNNNNNNNNNNNNNNNNNNNNNNNNNNNNNNNNNNNNNNNNNNNNNNNNNNNNNNNNNNNNNNNNNNNNNNNNNNNNNNNNNNNNNNNNNNNNNNNNNNNNNNNNNNNNNNNNNNNNNNNNNNNNNNNNNNNNNNNNNNNNNNNNNNNNNNNNNNNNNNNNNNNNNNNNNNNNNNNNNNNNNNNNNNNNNNNNNNNNNNNNNNNNNNNNNNNNNNNNNNNNNNNNNNNNNNNNNNNNNNNNNNNNNNNNNNNNNNNNNNNNNNNNNNNNNNNNNNNNNNNNNNNNNNNNNNNNNNNNNNNNNNNNNNNNNNNNNNNNNNNNNNNNNNNNNNNNNNNNNNNNNNNNNNNNNNNNNNNNNNNNNNNNNNNNNNNNNNNNNNNNNNNNNNNNNNNNNNNNNNNNNNNNNNNNNNNNNNNNNNNNNNNNNNNNNNNNNNNNNNNNNNNNNNNNNNNNNNNNNNNNNNNNNNNNNNNNNNNNNNNNNNNNNNNNNNNNNNNNNNNNNNNNNNNNNNNNNNNNNNNNNNNNNNNNNNNNNNNNNNNNNNNNNNNNNNNNNNNNNNNNNNNNNNNNNNNNNNNNNNNNNNNNNNNNNNNNNNNNNNNNNNNNNNNNNNNNNNNNNNNNNNNNNNNNNNNNNNNNNNNNNNNNNNNNNNNNNNNNNNNNNNNNNNNNNNNNNNNNNNNNNNNNNNNNNNNNNNNNNNNNNNNNNNNNNNNNNNNNNNNNNNNNNNNNNNNNNNNNNNNNNNNNNNNNNNNNNNNNNNNNNNNNNNNNNNNNNNNNNNNNNNNNNNNNNNNNNNNNNNNNNNNNNNNNNNNNNNNNNNNNNNNNNNNNNNNNNNNNNNNNNNNNNNNNNNNNNNNNNNNNNNNNNNNNNNNNNNNNNNNNNNNNNNNNNNNNNNNNNNNNNNNNNNNNNNNNNNNNNNNNNNNNNNNNNNNNNNNNNNNNNNNNNNNNNNNNNNNNNNNNNNNNNNNNNNNNNNNNNNNNNNNNNNNNNNNNNNNNNNNNNNNNNNNNNNNNNNNNNNNNNNNNNNNNNNNNNNNNNNNNNNNNNNNNNNNNNNNNNNNNNNNNNNNNNNNNNNNNNNNNNNNNNNNNNNNNNNNNNNNNNNNNNNNNNNNNNNNNNNNNNNNNNNNNNNNNNNNNNNNNNNNNNNNNNNNNNNNNNNNNNNNNNNNNNNNNNNNNNNNNNNNNNNNNNNNNNNNNNNNNNNNNNNNNNNNNNNNNNNNNNNNNNNNNNNNNNNNNNNNNNNNNNNNNNNNNNNNNNNNNNNNNNNNNNNNNNNATCAATCTcggtaattaaggaaatatccgaatttttggtaattaaaatttatggttttcatttaaataccttaaaggaaaatgaaatcagagtgtttgcctataacgaataactctgtttggaatcttaaataactaatcttgaatgaaataatatactggatccgaaaaatattattctgaagtacaaacagatccgcgggttttttttccttctgtagtCGGATATGtaaggatccgcgtcccgacccggcAATTTTTTAAGTGATCAACCGAGGGTATTTTTCGTCATTTAAAGAAAtcgaaactataggttaattagattaaatttgtgattctctaatcatttttattgaaaaacctaccaaaaccaagtcatggtcaatttttactctagagagtacttctgctttaatagtatagataccGAGAAAAGTTGTGCAAAAGAGTTAAAGGAAGCCATGCACAGACTATTATACACATTTTACAATATATACATAGTCTTAATCCTTCTGTCATCTAGAAGATGTACGTCTTTTTTTAAGAGTGTTTGTAAGagataaaaatatgttttgctcACTCAGATAACAAGAAAATTATGGATCTAGTGTTAACGTTTATGCATGTAGTTGATGTGAAGCTGCTTGAAAAAAGGCTTagagtaatataaaaaaatttctacatAAACAAGAAGTAATATTTATCATGAAAGCCAAAGACTTATAAAACATATTACGAATAAATAACTTGAGACGCGCATAGATAATATTTGCAAACACAACATTGTACTAGCTAGCCTGACTGGTTTTGCCATCGTTTAACCTTGCCTTCAATGTGAACCTTGTTTtaaggattttgtttttgtggacaTCTATACACTCTCAATTTCTGAAAGACTTCCATTTGGATTTCTTGGAGATCACTTGTAGAATGGCGtgattttgcttcttcatcaCTTGAACCATTGTGGGTCTTATATTGGCTATTGAGCTCTATATTTATGCAGTTTTCTGCCAAATTCGCAACCGTTTTAATGctcttcattgtttctttgttgtttgtaacAATGCTTTCGTCTAGTTCCTCCGAGAACTTCCTATTTCTTAACTTCAGGTGTAACCACATCATCAAATTTGATACCTCTTCTCTGAAAGTTTTATCAACAAATTTTTCTCTCCCTGATCACTCCAAATGCATAAACGTCCACTTAgtgtttatttttcaaattactaTAAACACACAGATTCAACATGGATGTTTATACCTGCAACAAAGAGACTTCTTAGACTTTTTCTCTTTGAAGTTAcacaataatcaaaaaaaattattgattaaagGTAAgcaaaaactatgaaaaatataagaaaaaactgAGTAAAACATAAGttaaatatatgactaaatacaaaattaaagatCTAAAACttgtgatattaaaaaaaaagttaacgtTCAGTAATTACTAACCACACAATGTAGTTGCCGGCAAGAACAACATCAGCTCCAAACAACTGAACAAGTTAAAGACCTCAGTAATTTTCTCTAAACAgttaatttttcttaactatttTCACAATATCTGAAAAGATAGGCCAAAATCTTGTGCCTCAAACTTTGTACATCGATTTGGTTTTGAATTCATTTATCCTTCTCTCTCATCAATTGTTTTCAAGATTATTCGCTTGATAGCAATCATGTTTCCTTGGGGATGTTCTCCTTTATAAACAATGCTGGAACCTCCTTTTCCTAAGACGTTTTCATTGCTGAAATCGTTAGTGGGCTTTTTAAAGAATATCTCTATTGTATATGTATGACCACAGTCACTTCCATCAATAATATCCTGGCGAATCAAATGCTATCTCCTCTGTTTCCATAGGTTTCCTACACTTGTACATccaaattaataaaccaataatggTTAGGATGAAAATTGTAGCTCCAACTACAATCCCTACAATCATGAAAACTGAAACACCTCCTCTCGACTTATGCTTGAGCAGAGAATTCCCTAGGTTGTACGGAACTCTCGAACTTTAGAACCGCTCCACTTAAGTTGGATACGTTGAGAATCCGTAGAAAGGGAAGTGCAGCCAAGGATGACCAAATTTCTCTTTCGAGATTGTTTCTTTGGAGATAAACCTCTTCTAAAATGGCTAGAAGTCCTACCGCAGGTGAGATTACGCCACCTAGAGCCAACCCAGAGAGCTTAAGAGATATGACTTGATGGTTATCAAAGTTTCATTTAACACCTTTccttcactacaagaaaaactgTCTAaagacacaattttttttgcagatatGCTCCAAATCTTGTGGCTATATTGCCTATAGCAATGGAAagacacaaaatattttttgaagcTAATTGAATTTTGTGGCTATTCATAGTTACATTGCCACTACGCAACCATAACAGAATTTGTAGCTAATAGCCACGAAATCACCACAAAACTGTTTGTGTCTATAATAACCACAGTTAACCACAAAAGAATTCCTAACCATTAGCCAAGACGTGTTACAAATTGGCGA from the Camelina sativa cultivar DH55 chromosome 12, Cs, whole genome shotgun sequence genome contains:
- the LOC104732696 gene encoding transcription factor TCP6-like — encoded protein: MDPKKNPNFLNASPHHQNNDKKRKQTVVKGFDIVVGDKELKTKTKEKEEEERNQLLIEQEKKKKKPNKDRHLKVEGRGRRVRLPLLCAARIYQLTKELGLKSDGETIEWLLQQAEPSIISATGNGIKPIGATTDSVVVSQPRPLLTADLMVGHNTQGGAPTPRSQMAANGLLWWMNETGQNTTERVFDLNCGIEFGFKGVSEMGLGNNQRPGLELALSQDSGNVGALGVYQQMGQE